A genomic stretch from Kwoniella europaea PYCC6329 chromosome 2, complete sequence includes:
- a CDS encoding 60S ribosomal protein L15-A gives MGAYKYLAELYTKKQSDVLQFVSRVRCWEYRQLAVIHRASRPSRPDKARRLGYKAKQGYLIYRVRVRKGNRKKPVPKGATYGKPVRQGVNHLKYQRGLRSTAEERVGRRCGNLRVLNSYWVNQDGVYKYYEVILVDPSHKAIRRDARINWIVNPVHKHRESRGLTAEGKKNRGLGKGSKHNHQPGRSTWKKHNTLSLRRYR, from the exons ATGGGTGCCTACAAGTACCTTGCCGAGCTCTACACCAAGAAGCAATCCGACGTCTTACAATTCGTCTCTCGAGTTAGATGTTGGGAATACAGACAGCTCGCCGTCATCCACAGAGCCTCTAGACCTTCTAGACCTGACAAGGCCAGAAGATTAGGATACAAGGCCAAGCAAGGTTACTTGATCTACCGAGTTAGAGTTAGAAAGGGTAACAGGAAGAAGCCCGTACCCAAGGGTGCTACTTACGGTAAACCCGTCAGACAAGGTGTCAACCACTTGAAATACCAAAGAGGTCTTAGATCAACTGCCGAGGAGAGAGTTGGACGAAGATGTGGTAACTTGAGAGT CCTCAACTCCTACTGGGTTAACCAAGATGGTGTCTACAAATACTACGAAGTTATCCTTGTTGA CCCCTCCCACAAAGCCATCCGACGAGACGCCCGAATCAACTGGATTGTCAACCCCGTCCACAAACACCGAGAATCCAGAGGTCTCACCGccgaaggaaagaagaacagAGGTTTGGGCAAGGGTTCAAAACACAACCACCAACCTGGACGATCCACCTGGAAGAAACACAACAC CCTCTCTCTCCGACGATACCGATAA